In Candidatus Limnocylindrales bacterium, the following are encoded in one genomic region:
- a CDS encoding ATP-binding protein, which yields MIPLILKEVKNQIPRKARITFLAGTIGFLLNIFPIELFYKVWILFGSIPTLIITLTLGPQWGTLTAMIASSYILFLWGSLHGILLYLLYGLEALILGSLIRERFPVLVDTFYWVLIGSPLLYWTDTLWLNYSKTYASTLGIGLIWNGFLNIAIAQLLLLLVPPINRFLSESERRRSESLQSYLLVAFILIAVTPVVIISLVNSRSQIKKELEERKNNLRELSHSLSAGIGGYVKFHTERFQTLVRQLEARRDFQPSGELRTLITSFYKESEGFSAFYLADGSGRIQTMDPSPGILQEIHFNDQEYHKKLIQKKTSMVSEAFFMRGSEPMMVLAHPILDDRGEIKAVIGGFLNLRVITDLIDPFKTDKEREILVIDEHNQVISSNDPKRYRTLEDLSKTKPLAQIFTGDSGISQYYREDLEKRTSPESTIRLVGFQVIDPLGWKVLIEQSLAGIYPEIQNIYKQLAQRILVISGISVLIGIFLSRAISYPVRKLEKATRVFTENLRIRPILGGNRGNIFSEDIVAPTELALLTKTFSRMAEEIEGSYSRLELMVKKRTEELEEKNLQLERMNKQLEEKNLQLEQMNRKLQEFNRLKAAFLANLSHELRSPLDSILSLSEALARKIPGELKPELGEYVKIIYNSGKDLLEMINDLLDISKVEAGKMKINYRPFVVNRLIDEVVEIISLQAEKKGLRFLVEVAEGTPLVIYSDEEKVRRVLLNLLSNAIKFTKEGLIVLSVKTLTPEDPPKPFIQFSVSDTGIGISRENLEIIFEEFSQVDPASVRRFQGTGLGLAISKKLVQMLDGEIRAHSELKEGSTFTFQIPTHEDRIDPDVLSFILEGEKKAKILYGKFELKPTTRNGPKILLVEDNRSIQYLVKVALVEAGFDLVIADDGQDGIRKASKIKPNLILMDLTLPLVAGETAIKTLREMEEFKETPIIGMISEVTEEVRDKILQAGGNDYLIKPVQEADLIKKVQDWLNKVPDSPSSQNPISKGGI from the coding sequence ATGATTCCGTTGATTTTAAAAGAAGTGAAAAACCAGATCCCACGTAAAGCAAGGATTACCTTTCTGGCAGGAACGATCGGTTTTCTGTTAAATATCTTTCCTATCGAGCTGTTTTATAAAGTCTGGATTCTCTTCGGAAGTATTCCTACCTTAATCATTACCCTGACCCTTGGACCCCAGTGGGGGACTTTGACGGCTATGATAGCTTCAAGTTATATTTTGTTTCTATGGGGTTCCCTTCATGGAATTCTACTCTATCTCCTTTATGGTTTGGAGGCCCTCATCCTAGGGAGTTTGATAAGGGAAAGATTTCCTGTTCTGGTAGATACTTTCTACTGGGTCCTTATAGGGTCTCCTTTGCTATACTGGACAGATACGCTTTGGCTGAATTATTCAAAGACCTATGCAAGTACCCTGGGGATTGGGTTAATATGGAATGGCTTCCTTAACATTGCAATAGCTCAGTTACTTCTCTTGCTGGTTCCTCCGATAAACCGTTTTCTATCAGAATCAGAGAGACGTCGAAGTGAGAGTCTCCAGTCTTATCTGTTGGTTGCGTTTATACTTATCGCCGTTACTCCGGTGGTCATTATCAGCCTTGTCAATAGCCGTTCCCAAATTAAGAAGGAATTAGAAGAAAGAAAAAATAATCTTAGAGAGCTCTCCCATTCTCTCAGTGCAGGTATTGGTGGGTATGTGAAATTTCACACAGAAAGATTTCAGACCCTGGTCAGGCAATTGGAGGCTCGAAGGGATTTTCAACCCTCTGGAGAGCTAAGAACGCTGATTACCTCTTTTTATAAAGAATCCGAAGGATTTTCTGCCTTTTACTTAGCCGATGGTTCCGGACGCATTCAAACGATGGATCCCTCACCGGGTATTTTACAAGAGATTCATTTTAACGATCAAGAATATCACAAAAAACTGATCCAGAAAAAAACCTCCATGGTTTCCGAAGCTTTTTTTATGAGGGGATCCGAACCCATGATGGTTCTGGCTCATCCCATTTTGGATGATAGGGGAGAGATAAAAGCCGTTATCGGAGGGTTTTTGAATTTAAGGGTTATTACCGATTTAATTGATCCATTCAAGACCGACAAAGAACGAGAGATCCTGGTAATTGATGAGCATAATCAAGTGATAAGCTCCAATGATCCAAAACGTTATCGAACCCTTGAAGACCTCAGCAAAACGAAACCTCTTGCCCAAATCTTTACGGGGGATTCTGGAATCTCCCAGTACTATCGAGAGGATCTCGAAAAGAGGACCTCACCCGAATCCACTATTCGCCTGGTGGGTTTCCAGGTTATTGATCCCTTAGGATGGAAAGTTCTCATCGAACAATCTTTAGCAGGGATTTACCCGGAGATTCAGAATATCTACAAGCAACTGGCCCAACGGATTCTTGTGATTTCCGGAATTTCCGTTCTTATCGGGATCTTCCTTTCCAGGGCCATTTCCTATCCTGTCCGGAAACTGGAAAAAGCAACCCGGGTATTCACAGAGAACCTGCGTATCCGACCCATCCTTGGAGGAAATCGGGGAAATATTTTCTCCGAAGATATTGTGGCCCCTACCGAGTTGGCTTTACTGACAAAAACCTTTTCGAGAATGGCAGAGGAAATCGAAGGGTCTTACTCCAGACTGGAATTGATGGTTAAGAAGAGAACCGAAGAGCTGGAGGAAAAAAATCTTCAGTTGGAACGGATGAATAAACAATTAGAGGAAAAAAATCTTCAGCTGGAACAGATGAATAGAAAATTGCAAGAATTCAACCGATTAAAGGCTGCTTTTTTAGCCAATCTGTCCCACGAACTGAGAAGCCCTCTCGACTCTATCCTATCTCTGTCCGAGGCCCTTGCACGGAAAATCCCAGGAGAGTTGAAACCAGAATTGGGGGAGTATGTAAAGATTATTTATAACAGTGGCAAAGACCTCCTGGAAATGATCAACGATCTTCTGGATATTTCCAAAGTAGAGGCCGGTAAAATGAAAATTAACTATCGACCCTTTGTCGTCAATCGCCTGATCGATGAGGTTGTGGAAATTATTTCTCTCCAGGCCGAAAAGAAAGGACTCCGATTCCTGGTTGAAGTGGCTGAAGGAACCCCTTTGGTGATTTACAGCGATGAAGAAAAAGTTAGAAGGGTACTTTTAAACCTCCTGAGTAATGCTATTAAATTTACCAAGGAGGGTTTAATTGTCTTGAGTGTTAAAACACTTACCCCGGAAGATCCTCCAAAACCGTTTATTCAGTTTTCCGTATCGGATACTGGAATTGGAATTTCAAGGGAGAATCTGGAAATTATCTTCGAGGAGTTTAGCCAGGTGGATCCTGCTTCAGTCCGCCGTTTTCAAGGGACCGGCCTGGGATTAGCCATATCCAAAAAGCTGGTTCAGATGCTTGACGGAGAGATACGAGCCCACAGTGAACTCAAGGAAGGATCCACCTTTACTTTTCAAATCCCAACCCACGAAGACCGGATAGATCCCGATGTATTGAGCTTCATCCTGGAAGGAGAAAAAAAAGCAAAGATCCTCTATGGAAAATTCGAGCTGAAGCCGACAACTCGAAATGGTCCTAAAATTCTATTGGTAGAGGATAACAGATCGATTCAGTATCTCGTTAAAGTAGCCCTTGTGGAGGCAGGATTTGATCTGGTTATAGCCGATGATGGACAGGATGGAATTCGTAAGGCTTCAAAAATTAAACCAAATTTGATTCTGATGGATTTAACGCTACCCCTGGTAGCAGGTGAGACGGCTATTAAAACCCTTCGGGAAATGGAGGAGTTTAAAGAAACCCCCATTATCGGGATGATCAGCGAGGTTACCGAAGAAGTCCGCGATAAAATCCTCCAGGCGGGAGGAAACGATTATCTGATAAAACCTGTCCAGGAGGCCGACTTGATAAAGAAAGTCCAGGATTGGTTAAATAAAGTTCCCGATTCGCCATCCTCTCAGAATCCCATTTC